In one Cyclopterus lumpus isolate fCycLum1 chromosome 24, fCycLum1.pri, whole genome shotgun sequence genomic region, the following are encoded:
- the rnf217 gene encoding probable E3 ubiquitin-protein ligase RNF217: MGRALSGMDDDEPIADACIMPSFTSGLEEGRGISSRNPQTETSFADGKVEPPVRDLSRRRVTRSNSRLSLDGGERFSEERSGGDEAKDAMGNNNNNCNGGERRRRASAVEILRRNFGVSKSPSLCFNTNGRMPRDAELEPREANGRDDVTNARGTEGGECKKSEREKGDAGTKNEPTASDSATSDAKGVERVTVTGQRRYKRDGDVNAVALDESFHAKEHVYCTVYCIASDSRRKDVEITDDEAVTSDAPDVDLEAGREAAPSPEPAPSPEPTLYTLDDLVDPLGDVARRLSAEQAGAETATQSCRVCLEEKTIAPLPCCRKAVCDECLKLYVSSQVRVAKSYIGCPIPECSGYLEEGVVISHLANEDVAKYRYFLELSQLDSSTKPCPQCSQFTSLKGNDPNHSEHKYKIQCSNCQFVWCFKCHAPWHSGVKCRDYRKGDKLLRGWASVIEHGQRNAQKCPHCRIHIQRTEGCDHMTCTQCNTNFCYRCGERYRHLRFFGDHTSNLSVFGCKYRYLPDKPHLRRLIRGSVCASKVLIAPVVILLVVVLGALALVIGLVVFPVYYVCKRRKKQRTQGSGRWI; encoded by the exons ATGGGGAGAGCACTATCGGGGATGGACGATGACGAACCGATAGCCGACGCCTGCATCATGCCGAGTTTTACGAGCGGTCtcgaggaggggagagggatatCGTCCCGCAACCCGCAGACAGAAACTTCCTTCGCGGACGGCAAAGTTGAACCGCCGGTCAGAGATTTGAGCCGCCGCCGCGTCACCAGGTCGAACTCCCGGTTGTCCCTCGACGGAGGTGAGCGGTTCTCGGAGGAGAGAAGCGGCGGCGACGAGGCGAAGGATGCGAtgggcaacaacaacaacaactgcaacgggggagagaggaggaggagggcgagcgCCGTCGAGATTTTGAGGAGGAATTTCGGCGTTTCCAAGTCCCCGTCCCTGTGTTTTAACACCAACGGTCGGATGCCGCGCGACGCCGAGCTCGAGCCCCGCGAAGCCAACGGTCGCGACGACGTTACGAACGCTCGCGGAACAGAGGGCGGCGAGTGTAAAAAGTCGGAGCGAGAGAAGGGCGACGCGGGGACTAAAAACGAGCCCACCGCGAGCGACTCGGCGACTTCCGACGCCAAAGGGGTTGAGCGTGTAACCGTTACGGGTCAGCGACGTTATAAACGCGACGGGGACGTCAACGCAGTCGCTTTGGACGAGTCCTTTCACGCCAAAGAGCACGTCTACTGCACCGTGTATTGCATCGCGAGCGACAGTCGCCGAAAAGACGTTGAAATTACGGACGATGAAGCTGTCACGTCGGACGCACCGGACGTGGACTTGGAGGCGGGACGGGAAGCGGCTCCGAGTCCCGAACCGGCTCCGAGTCCCGAACCTACTCTGTACACGCTGGACGACCTAGTGGATCCTCTCGGCGACGTGGCCCGTCGGCTGTCCGCGGAGCAGGCCGGTGCTGAGACTGCGACGCAGAGTTGCCGGGTGTGCCTGGAAGAGAAAACCATCGCACCCTTGCCCTGCTGCAGGAAGGCCGTGTGCGACGAGTGTCTGAAGCTCTACGTCAGCTCCCAG GTGCGAGTAGCCAAATCGTACATCGGCTGTCCGATCCCAGAGTGCAGCGGCTacctggaggagggagtggtGATTTCCCATTTAGCCAACGAGGACGTGGCGAAGTATCGTTACTTCCTGGAGCTCAGTCAGCTGGACTCGAGCACCAAACCCTGCCCCCAGTGCAGCCAGTTCACTTCCCTGAAGGGGAACGACCCCAACCACTCAGAGCACAAGTACAAG ATCCAGTGCAGCAATTGCCAGTTTGTGTGGTGCTTCAAATGCCACGCGCCGTGGCACAGCGGGGTCAAATGTCGCGACTACAGGAAAGGAGACAAGCTGCTGCGAGGCTGGGCGAGCGTCATCGAGCACGGACAGAGAAACGCCCAGAAGTGTCCACATTGCCGG ATCCATATCCAGCGTACGGAGGGGTGTGACCACATGACGTGTACGCAGTGTAACACTAACTTCTGTTACCGCTGTGGAGAGCGATACCGGCACCTACG GTTTTTTGGGGACCATACATCAAACCTCAGCGTGTTTGGATGCAAGTATCGCTACCTACCTGATAAACCTCACCTGAGACGGCTAATTAGAGGGTCGGTCTgcg cctctAAGGTGCTGATAGCTCCAGTGGTCATTTTGCTGGTCGTGGTGCTCGGAGCTCTCGCACTGGTGATAG GTTTGGTTGTTTTCCCGGTCTACTATGTGTgtaagaggaggaagaagcagcGCACGCAGGGCTCGGGACGCTGGATCTGA